From a single Bryobacter aggregatus MPL3 genomic region:
- a CDS encoding AAA family ATPase: MDRKPDLVRISGVELHLGMPDELNVSWVGQEEAMRQLLAAWLVLDEHDLPMSPRLIGKPGVGKTSLAWAAAERLGQDVYIMQATVDTRPEDLIVTPVLEGQGQLRYVASPLVTAMIRGGVAILDEGNRMSEKSWASLAPLLDTRRYVESIIAGIKIKAHPLFRFVATMNDDASTFDLPEYIQSRLQPQILLDFPEREEELAILRENLPYADSQILEYVTDFLQQAHSAEERFSIRDGINIIRYALKLRSASASELEARIALPLAVKTILGMEAMRYVRGA; encoded by the coding sequence ATGGATCGAAAACCGGACTTAGTACGAATCAGCGGTGTGGAATTGCACCTCGGCATGCCGGACGAACTCAACGTGAGCTGGGTTGGCCAGGAAGAAGCCATGCGCCAATTGCTTGCGGCCTGGCTGGTGCTGGACGAGCATGACCTCCCGATGAGCCCGCGGCTGATTGGCAAGCCGGGCGTGGGCAAAACCTCGCTCGCCTGGGCTGCGGCCGAGCGCCTGGGGCAGGATGTTTATATCATGCAGGCCACGGTCGACACCCGGCCGGAGGACCTGATCGTAACTCCAGTGCTCGAAGGGCAGGGTCAGTTGCGCTATGTCGCCTCTCCGCTGGTCACTGCCATGATTCGCGGCGGGGTTGCGATTCTTGACGAAGGCAATCGCATGAGCGAGAAGAGTTGGGCCAGCCTTGCTCCCTTGCTCGACACCCGGCGTTACGTCGAATCAATCATTGCCGGAATCAAAATCAAAGCGCATCCCCTGTTTCGCTTTGTCGCGACAATGAACGATGACGCGAGCACCTTTGACTTACCCGAGTACATCCAGAGCCGTTTGCAGCCGCAGATCCTGCTCGATTTTCCGGAACGCGAAGAAGAACTGGCCATTCTCCGCGAGAACCTCCCCTACGCAGACTCGCAGATTCTCGAGTACGTCACGGACTTTCTGCAGCAGGCCCACAGTGCCGAAGAGCGCTTCTCCATTCGCGATGGCATCAACATCATTCGCTATGCGCTGAAGCTCCGGAGTGCGAGTGCGTCGGAGTTGGAGGCGCGCATTGCGCTCCCTCTGGCGGTAAAGACCATCCTCGGCATGGAAGCCATGCGCTATGTCCGCGGCGCCTGA
- a CDS encoding GNAT family N-acetyltransferase, producing the protein MPSSTTTIRKAKAADAPSLVQFNVAMAWETEQLQLDEAKIRAGVEGLFAQPQYGFYVMAERAGEVTGGLMITYEWSDWRNQVFWWIQSVYVLPEHRGQGVYRALYEEVKELARAEGNCCGFRLYVEKTNAAAQEVYRKLGMEESHYAMFEDHQI; encoded by the coding sequence ATGCCATCCTCCACTACCACCATCCGCAAGGCTAAAGCAGCAGACGCTCCATCCCTGGTCCAGTTCAACGTCGCGATGGCCTGGGAAACCGAGCAACTGCAGCTCGATGAGGCGAAGATCCGCGCAGGCGTCGAGGGACTCTTTGCCCAGCCCCAATATGGCTTCTATGTAATGGCCGAGCGCGCGGGAGAAGTGACTGGCGGCCTCATGATCACCTACGAGTGGAGTGACTGGCGGAACCAGGTGTTCTGGTGGATCCAGAGCGTGTATGTGCTGCCGGAGCATCGCGGGCAGGGTGTCTACCGGGCGCTCTATGAAGAGGTCAAAGAGCTAGCCCGTGCGGAGGGGAACTGCTGCGGCTTCCGCCTCTATGTCGAGAAAACAAACGCGGCGGCACAAGAGGTGTATCGCAAGCTCGGGATGGAAGAGAGCCATTACGCGATGTTTGAGGATCACCAGATATAG